A window of the Hordeum vulgare subsp. vulgare chromosome 5H, MorexV3_pseudomolecules_assembly, whole genome shotgun sequence genome harbors these coding sequences:
- the LOC123398449 gene encoding mannan endo-1,4-beta-mannosidase 8-like, protein MGDMMCRAPATARSTTTPRIPLLPYVFLGLASTVMSQEADAEEEWAAVERRGAHLVTGAAERPFIIHGFNTYWLMSFAADEATRPRVTAAIAEAAGAGLNVCRTWAFADGGYHALQTAPFCYDEEVFQALDFVVSEARRYKMRLILSLCNNWEDYGGKAQYVRWGKEAGVDLTSDDDFFSDPTLKGYYKAFVEAVLSRINTITNEAYKEDPTILAWELINEPRCPSDPSGDTLQAWIEEMASYVKSIDTVHLVEIGIEGYYGPSTPELLLVNPDDYSGHVGTDFIRNHQTLGIDLASVHIYSDTWLPDSTEERHVQFVNTWMQQHIDDAANLLAMPIVIGEFGLSLKDGKFENEFRETFMQTVYNNFLGSWESGMIGGGCLLWQLFPEGAEHMDDGYAVIFAKSPSTFNLLANHSRKLEC, encoded by the exons ATGGGCGATATGATGTGTCGCGCGCCCGCCACCGCTCGGAGCACGACGACGCCTCGCATCCCACTCCTCCCCTACGTCTTCCTCGGCCTCGCCTCCACCGTCATGTCACAGGAGGCGGACGCGGAGGAGGAGTGGGCAGCGGTGGAGCGGCGAGGCGCTCACCTGGTAACGGGGGCGGCAGAGCGCCCCTTCATCATCCACGGGTTTAACACCTACTGGCTCATGTCCTTCGCCGCCGACGAGGCCACGCGGCCGCGCGTGACCGCGGCTATAGCCGAGGCTGCCGGGGCTGGGCTCAACGTGTGCCGCACCTGGGCGTTCGCTGACGGGGGATACCACGCGCTGCAGACCGCGCCATTCTGCTACGACGAGGAGGTGTTCCAG GCACTGGATTTCGTGGTGAGCGAGGCAAGAAGGTATAAGATGCGGTTAATACTGTCACTATGTAATAACTGGGAAGATTATGGAGGGAAGGCACAGTATGTAAGATGGGGCAAGGAGGCTGGCGTAGATCTTACTTCTGACGATGACTTCTTTTCTGATCCAACACTTAAAGGGTACTATAAAGCTTTTGTTGAG GCTGTTTTGTCAAGAATAAACACAATCACAAATGAGGCCTACAAAGAAGATCCTACTATCCTTGCCTGGGAGCTGATTAACGAGCCGCGTTGCCCTTCAGATCCATCAGGCGATACGCTGCAG GCATGGATAGAAGAGATGGCATCTTACGTGAAGTCTATAGATACAGTGCACCTCGTGGAGATTGGTATTGAAGGATATTATGGTCCGTCTACCCCAGAACTCTTGCTCGTCAACCCAGATGATTATTCAGGGCATGTTGGAACGGACTTTATCAGGAACCATCAAACACTGGGAATTGATTTAGCTTCAGTTCATATTTATTCAGACACTTG GTTGCCTGACTCAACAGAGGAAAGACACGTTCAGTTTGTGAACACTTGGATGCAACAACATATTGATGATGCAGCAAACTTGCTGGCCATGCCCATTGTGATCGGGGAGTTCGGATTATCACTGAAGGACGGCAAGTTTGAAAACGAGTTCCGCGAAACTTTCATGCAGACAGTGTACAATAATTTCTTGGGCTCTTGGGAGAGTGGAATGATTGGAGGAGGCTGCCTTCTATGGCAGCTCTTCCCTGAAGGTGCAGAACACATGGACGATGGTTATGCAGTTATTTTTGCAAAATCACCATCCACATTCAACCTACTTGCAAATCACTCAAGGAAGCTAGAATGTTGA